One part of the Halopenitus persicus genome encodes these proteins:
- a CDS encoding cysteine hydrolase family protein, whose amino-acid sequence MRFDPTKTALVVVDMQNGFAKPDGCLYDASSNNAIDNISELIELMREANAEIIFTRDIHPPEQFKQSYSYDESTRWGDYIVENSWDANIVDEFEIHDDDHIVDKYTYDAFNETGLEAFLSTHGLTDLIFCGTQASICVLHTARSAALLDFRSVIVSDAVGYRSTKWRDFALEHFSLAFGETITRESVAFTQQ is encoded by the coding sequence ATGCGCTTTGACCCGACAAAGACTGCCCTTGTGGTAGTGGATATGCAGAATGGATTCGCCAAACCAGATGGGTGTCTGTATGATGCTTCAAGCAACAACGCGATCGATAACATATCTGAATTAATAGAACTAATGCGGGAGGCCAATGCCGAAATCATCTTTACTCGAGACATCCATCCACCAGAACAGTTCAAGCAATCATATTCCTATGATGAATCCACCCGTTGGGGAGACTATATTGTAGAGAACAGTTGGGACGCAAACATAGTCGATGAATTCGAGATACACGACGACGATCATATCGTCGATAAATACACGTATGATGCTTTCAACGAGACTGGATTGGAGGCCTTCCTATCAACACACGGTCTTACTGACTTAATTTTCTGTGGTACTCAAGCAAGTATTTGCGTACTCCATACCGCAAGAAGCGCCGCGCTTCTTGATTTCCGATCCGTTATCGTATCCGATGCAGTCGGCTACAGATCGACGAAATGGCGGGATTTTGCATTAGAACATTTTAGCCTCGCATTCGGGGAAACAATCACTCGTGAGAGTGTTGCATTCACTCAACAATAA
- a CDS encoding BCCT family transporter gives MVSTTYALGLENSTRSEKVVFILSASFSLALAIGGILYPEIVRQTLSDLFNYVVTYFNWWFIALSLILVIFFVGLMISKYGRLRLGGEEADVEFGWFSWLSMIFTVGYSSSVLFYGVAEPIAIVNNPPDTLPTYGEPIEVVALSYMFIHDIMPGLIAWYLPFGIAFGLIAWGKGTWKISTLLEPILDRDRYSTVFSIVDLLTLIAIVGGVATGLGFISSQISSIIGMVYGIHSQLLITLVFIAIALIFLLDVMAGLENGIRNAARLAVIMNTLLIGILVVVGPKLFIAELGLDATGFWLNNMPRLMTYTGSTSTSLWSNYWTGFWWAWWAAWGIFVGSFVARVSKGRTIREVFLGLGIAPTVFLLIQHSVLAGWALHPNYINEITAAYLEQGQAAALSTLITVAPYSNLIGVLVLIAFVSYILTSLDSAVYMLAAINTGEQEPNQRNRAVWGVLLISIGIMTTYLGGGAGVLQSLSTSLALPFTVLYLVVLVSIYVVVKNRYHNNYVTISDLLDQRKATVEPVQSEGGRKDQPKPVADGEGGESK, from the coding sequence TCGTTAGACAAACGTTGTCAGATCTGTTCAATTATGTCGTGACGTATTTCAATTGGTGGTTTATAGCTCTGAGCCTCATTCTCGTTATATTTTTTGTGGGGCTGATGATTTCGAAATATGGCCGTCTCCGGTTGGGTGGGGAAGAAGCGGACGTTGAGTTCGGTTGGTTCTCTTGGCTTTCGATGATCTTCACAGTCGGTTATTCGAGTTCGGTGTTATTCTATGGTGTTGCAGAACCGATTGCTATTGTTAACAACCCACCAGATACACTACCAACCTATGGAGAACCAATTGAGGTCGTTGCCCTATCATATATGTTCATACATGATATTATGCCTGGCCTCATTGCCTGGTATCTTCCGTTTGGAATCGCATTTGGGCTGATCGCCTGGGGTAAGGGAACTTGGAAGATCAGTACGTTACTCGAACCAATTCTCGATCGAGATCGATATAGCACCGTCTTCTCTATTGTGGATCTACTCACACTTATTGCGATCGTTGGTGGAGTTGCTACTGGACTAGGATTCATAAGTAGCCAGATATCGTCCATCATAGGGATGGTGTATGGGATTCATTCGCAACTTCTAATAACATTAGTTTTCATTGCTATCGCTCTGATATTCTTACTAGATGTGATGGCTGGCCTGGAAAACGGCATTCGAAACGCCGCTCGACTGGCCGTCATTATGAACACGTTGCTAATTGGTATTCTGGTCGTCGTTGGACCGAAATTATTCATCGCCGAGCTAGGGCTCGATGCAACGGGTTTTTGGCTGAATAATATGCCGCGTCTGATGACATACACCGGGTCGACAAGCACGAGTCTCTGGTCAAACTATTGGACTGGCTTCTGGTGGGCTTGGTGGGCCGCTTGGGGGATCTTCGTGGGTAGCTTCGTTGCACGAGTTTCAAAAGGTAGAACGATCCGCGAAGTCTTCCTGGGGTTAGGCATTGCACCGACCGTATTCTTACTGATCCAGCACTCCGTCCTTGCGGGATGGGCGTTGCATCCGAACTACATTAATGAAATCACAGCAGCGTATCTAGAACAGGGGCAAGCTGCAGCACTAAGTACCCTCATTACAGTCGCACCCTATTCTAATCTCATCGGTGTCTTAGTCTTAATCGCGTTTGTGAGTTATATACTTACGTCTCTTGATTCAGCCGTCTATATGCTTGCAGCAATTAACACGGGTGAGCAAGAACCAAATCAACGGAACCGTGCCGTCTGGGGAGTCCTCCTGATCAGTATTGGAATTATGACGACCTATCTCGGAGGTGGAGCAGGTGTCTTACAGTCCTTGTCTACATCACTTGCACTACCATTCACGGTGCTATACCTAGTCGTGTTGGTTAGCATCTATGTGGTAGTGAAAAATAGATACCATAATAATTATGTTACTATTAGTGATTTGCTCGATCAAAGAAAGGCTACCGTCGAACCAGTACAGTCTGAAGGAGGGCGGAAGGATCAACCGAAACCAGTTGCTGATGGTGAAGGTGGAGAATCAAAATAG
- a CDS encoding IclR family transcriptional regulator — translation MARDAGKRTIQSVDRGCELLEALRRNGPSTISELASDSELSAGSVHTYLSTLRDHGFVDKDGTEYRLGSMFIPFGIRARNRSTLYAASRTIIQELALETGGCVHLQTEYDNRLLILEEVYGENAIGKDFHIEKRGRLQRHVNCTAGGKSILAYLPESRVHEILDDHGLPSRTSRTITDRERLLEELETVRDRGYALNDQEHMPGIRAVGAPILHDEDGTVLGAVSVSGSAASWTGDRFERTLPAAVTEAANDIEIRIHSREREV, via the coding sequence ATGGCACGGGACGCCGGAAAACGAACCATCCAATCGGTCGATCGGGGATGTGAGCTCCTGGAGGCCCTCCGCCGGAACGGGCCGTCGACGATCTCGGAGCTGGCGTCCGACTCGGAGCTGTCGGCGGGCAGCGTCCACACGTACCTCTCGACGCTGCGGGACCACGGTTTCGTGGACAAGGACGGAACGGAGTACCGGCTCGGCTCGATGTTCATTCCCTTCGGCATTCGAGCCCGGAACCGATCGACGCTGTACGCGGCCTCGAGGACGATCATCCAGGAACTCGCGCTCGAAACGGGCGGTTGCGTTCACCTGCAGACCGAGTACGATAACCGGCTCCTCATCCTGGAGGAGGTATACGGGGAGAACGCCATCGGCAAGGACTTCCACATCGAGAAACGTGGCCGGCTCCAGCGACACGTCAACTGTACTGCGGGCGGAAAGTCCATACTCGCGTATCTGCCCGAGTCGCGGGTCCACGAGATCCTCGACGATCATGGGCTCCCCTCGCGGACCTCCCGGACGATCACGGACCGGGAGCGGCTGCTGGAGGAGCTGGAGACGGTTCGGGACCGCGGCTACGCGCTCAACGACCAGGAACACATGCCGGGCATCCGAGCGGTGGGCGCCCCCATCCTGCACGACGAGGACGGGACAGTGCTCGGGGCCGTCAGCGTCTCGGGGTCGGCCGCGAGCTGGACCGGCGACCGGTTCGAGCGGACGCTCCCCGCGGCGGTCACGGAGGCGGCCAACGACATCGAGATACGGATCCATTCACGGGAGCGCGAGGTGTGA
- a CDS encoding IclR family transcriptional regulator: MNSDSTTDRLVKSDETLLAIIEEVRDANGIGVTTLANKLNLAKSSVHSHLKTMQSHGFIVKRNGKYHLGLELFRYGQYTRIERDVYSAAFPVLNQIAADTGESSWLMTHENGRLMYLDGRDPNDEINVNALIGSWEHMHVNSGGKVILAHLPDEKTTEIIEESGLPKQTENSITDPEELTEELNQARDQGYALNLGEGIREMNAVAVPLISQDTVRGALAVAGPAYRVDKERCEGELLDRLRAAADDIGLNLVY, translated from the coding sequence ATGAATTCGGATTCAACTACCGATCGTCTGGTGAAGTCCGATGAGACGCTCTTAGCGATCATCGAGGAGGTACGTGACGCAAACGGTATCGGCGTTACTACACTAGCAAACAAATTGAATTTAGCAAAGAGTTCGGTTCATAGCCATCTAAAAACAATGCAGTCTCACGGCTTTATTGTAAAACGCAACGGAAAATACCACCTCGGCTTAGAACTGTTTAGGTATGGTCAATACACACGTATCGAACGAGATGTTTATTCGGCTGCCTTTCCCGTCCTCAACCAAATTGCGGCGGACACCGGTGAATCCTCTTGGTTAATGACCCACGAAAATGGTCGATTGATGTACTTGGACGGTCGCGATCCCAATGACGAAATCAACGTGAATGCGCTTATTGGATCATGGGAGCATATGCACGTGAACTCCGGCGGGAAGGTTATTCTTGCTCACCTTCCGGATGAGAAGACGACTGAAATCATTGAGGAATCTGGTCTACCAAAACAAACGGAAAACTCGATCACCGACCCTGAAGAACTCACGGAGGAGCTGAACCAAGCTCGCGACCAGGGATACGCATTGAACCTCGGGGAAGGCATTCGAGAAATGAACGCCGTCGCTGTGCCTCTCATTTCTCAAGACACGGTTCGGGGGGCACTCGCAGTTGCCGGTCCGGCTTATCGGGTCGATAAGGAGCGCTGTGAGGGGGAGTTATTGGATCGGTTGCGTGCAGCTGCCGATGACATCGGATTAAATTTGGTTTATTAG